In Pseudomonas sp. GCEP-101, one DNA window encodes the following:
- a CDS encoding heavy metal-binding domain-containing protein — protein MILTTTPTIEGKTIQEYRGIVVGEAILGANVFRDLFAGLRDIIGGRSGAYEKELGRAREIAFEELQERAQELGANAVVGIDLDYEVVGQNGSMLMVSVSGTAVRI, from the coding sequence ATGATTCTCACCACCACGCCCACCATCGAGGGCAAGACCATCCAGGAATACCGCGGCATCGTCGTGGGCGAGGCGATCCTCGGCGCCAATGTGTTCCGCGACCTGTTCGCCGGGCTGCGCGACATCATCGGCGGCCGCTCCGGCGCGTACGAGAAGGAGCTGGGCCGGGCGCGGGAGATCGCCTTCGAGGAATTGCAGGAACGCGCCCAGGAGCTGGGCGCCAACGCCGTGGTCGGCATCGACCTGGACTACGAGGTGGTGGGGCAGAACGGCAGCATGCTGATGGTCAGCGTGAGCGGCACGGCGGTGCGCATCTGA
- a CDS encoding threonine aldolase family protein, giving the protein MTDNTQQFASDNYSGICPEAWAAMAEANRGHERAYGDDQWTARASDYFRELFETDCEVFFAFNGTAANSLALAALCQSYHSVICAETAHVETDECGAPEFFSNGSKLLLARTDAQGKLTPDAIREIALKRQDIHYPKPRVVTITQATEVGTCYRPDELQALSATCRELGLHLHMDGARFSNACAFLGATPAELTWKAGVEVLCFGGTKNGMAVGEAILFFNRELAEGFDYRCKQAGQLASKMRFLAAPWVGVLQDDAWLHYASHANRCAQLLAERVADIPGVQLMFPVEANGVFLQMSEPALEALRQLGWRFYTFIGAGGARFMCSWDTEIARVEALAADIRRVMGA; this is encoded by the coding sequence ATGACCGACAACACCCAGCAGTTCGCCAGCGACAACTATTCCGGCATCTGCCCCGAAGCCTGGGCAGCCATGGCCGAAGCCAACCGCGGCCACGAACGCGCCTATGGCGACGACCAGTGGACCGCCCGCGCGTCCGACTACTTCCGCGAGCTGTTCGAGACCGACTGCGAAGTCTTCTTCGCCTTCAACGGCACCGCGGCCAACTCCCTGGCCCTGGCCGCGCTGTGCCAGAGCTACCACAGCGTGATCTGCGCCGAGACCGCCCACGTCGAGACCGACGAATGCGGCGCGCCGGAGTTCTTCTCCAACGGCTCCAAGCTGCTGCTGGCGCGCACCGACGCCCAGGGCAAGCTGACGCCCGATGCGATCCGCGAGATCGCCCTCAAGCGCCAGGACATCCACTATCCCAAGCCCCGCGTGGTCACCATCACCCAGGCCACCGAGGTCGGCACCTGCTACCGCCCGGATGAACTGCAGGCGCTGAGCGCCACCTGCCGCGAGCTGGGCCTGCACCTGCACATGGACGGCGCGCGCTTCTCCAATGCCTGCGCCTTCCTGGGCGCCACCCCGGCCGAGCTGACCTGGAAGGCCGGCGTCGAGGTGCTCTGCTTCGGCGGCACCAAGAACGGCATGGCGGTGGGCGAGGCCATCCTGTTCTTCAACCGCGAGCTGGCCGAAGGCTTCGACTACCGCTGCAAGCAGGCCGGCCAACTGGCGTCGAAGATGCGCTTCCTCGCCGCGCCCTGGGTCGGCGTGCTACAGGACGACGCCTGGCTGCATTACGCCAGCCACGCCAACCGCTGTGCACAGCTGCTGGCCGAGCGGGTCGCGGACATCCCCGGCGTGCAGCTGATGTTCCCGGTGGAGGCCAACGGCGTGTTCCTGCAGATGTCCGAACCCGCGCTGGAGGCCCTGCGCCAACTGGGCTGGCGCTTCTACACCTTCATCGGTGCCGGCGGCGCACGCTTCATGTGTTCGTGGGACACCGAGATCGCCCGCGTCGAGGCGCTGGCCGCCGACATTCGCCGGGTCATGGGCGCCTGA
- the fusA gene encoding elongation factor G has translation MSSYSVEQIRTVALVGHGDSGKTLLAEALLQHSGAIASMGSLERGDTLCDSDPMERDYHHSLAAALVHFEHEGAHVRLIDTPGYPDFIGHALPALAAVETALVVVNAQNGIELSTRRMMRWAGERGLCRLLVVNKIDAERIDLPALLAQLRESFGKEVLPINLPAGGGARVVDCFFNPEGEADFSSVAEAHQALVDQVVEVDEALMAQYLEEGEVTPEALHEPFERALREGHLIPLCFVSARTGAGVAELADVLARLAPNPAEGNPPLFLRTDEKGVEHPVMARPDPAAHVLAHVFKVVIDPFVGRLAVFRVHQGTIRREMQLFAGDGRKPFKVGHLLRLQGKKHEEAPWLIPGDFGALSKVDELEYGVVLHDSHDEDHIRLKPLDFPTPMQGLAIEASRRGDEQRLAEILQRLQAEDPCVRLDYNASTQETVLRGMGELHLRYLLERMAGQYKLEVQTRAPSVPYRETATRSAEGHSRHKKQTGGAGQFGEVFLRVEPLPRGEGFAFVDAIKGGVIPGNFIPSVEKGVRSALAAGPLAGFPVEDVKVTLYDGKSHSVDSKDIAFQAAGRKAMLDALRNAGGIVLEPVMQIEVTTPESHLGDITADLTGRRGQVLGTESLSASVALVRGQVPLAELDGYANRLKSITAGQGLYSLSASHYSAVPQDVQQRLSSGYKAAPEED, from the coding sequence ATGTCCAGTTACTCGGTGGAACAGATCCGCACCGTGGCCCTGGTCGGCCACGGCGACAGCGGCAAGACCCTGCTTGCCGAAGCGCTGCTGCAGCACAGCGGCGCCATTGCCAGCATGGGCTCGCTGGAGCGCGGCGACACCCTGTGCGACTCCGACCCCATGGAGCGCGACTACCATCACTCCCTGGCCGCTGCCCTGGTGCACTTCGAGCACGAGGGCGCCCATGTCCGCCTGATCGACACCCCCGGTTATCCCGACTTCATCGGCCACGCGCTGCCGGCGCTGGCGGCGGTGGAGACCGCGCTGGTGGTGGTGAATGCGCAGAACGGCATCGAGCTGAGCACCCGTCGCATGATGCGCTGGGCCGGCGAGCGCGGGCTGTGCCGCCTGCTGGTGGTGAACAAGATCGACGCCGAGCGCATCGACCTGCCGGCACTGCTGGCGCAGTTGCGCGAGTCGTTCGGCAAGGAGGTGTTGCCCATCAACCTGCCTGCCGGCGGTGGCGCCCGGGTGGTGGACTGTTTCTTCAATCCCGAGGGCGAGGCGGATTTCTCTTCCGTGGCCGAGGCGCACCAGGCCCTGGTGGACCAGGTGGTGGAGGTGGACGAGGCGCTGATGGCGCAGTACCTGGAGGAGGGCGAGGTAACCCCCGAGGCGCTGCACGAACCCTTCGAGCGTGCGCTGCGCGAAGGCCACCTGATTCCGCTGTGCTTCGTTTCCGCGCGCACCGGCGCCGGCGTGGCGGAACTGGCGGATGTCCTGGCGCGCCTGGCGCCGAACCCCGCCGAGGGCAATCCGCCGCTGTTCCTGCGCACCGACGAGAAAGGTGTCGAACACCCGGTGATGGCCCGTCCCGACCCGGCCGCCCACGTGCTGGCCCATGTGTTCAAGGTGGTGATCGACCCCTTCGTCGGCCGTCTGGCAGTGTTCCGCGTGCACCAGGGCACGATCCGCCGGGAGATGCAGCTGTTCGCCGGCGATGGGCGCAAGCCGTTCAAGGTGGGCCATCTGTTGCGTTTGCAGGGCAAGAAGCACGAAGAGGCGCCGTGGCTGATTCCCGGTGACTTCGGCGCGCTGAGCAAGGTCGACGAACTGGAGTACGGCGTGGTGCTGCACGACTCCCATGACGAGGACCACATCCGCCTCAAGCCTCTGGACTTTCCCACGCCCATGCAGGGCCTGGCCATCGAGGCGAGCCGGCGCGGCGACGAGCAGCGCCTGGCGGAAATCCTCCAGCGCCTGCAGGCCGAGGACCCGTGCGTGCGCCTGGACTACAACGCGTCCACCCAGGAAACCGTGCTGCGCGGCATGGGCGAGCTGCACCTGCGTTACCTGCTGGAGCGCATGGCCGGGCAGTACAAGCTGGAGGTGCAGACCCGCGCGCCCAGCGTGCCCTACCGCGAGACGGCAACCCGCAGCGCCGAAGGCCATAGCCGGCACAAGAAGCAGACCGGCGGGGCGGGGCAGTTCGGCGAAGTGTTCCTGCGTGTCGAGCCGTTGCCCCGCGGCGAGGGTTTTGCCTTCGTCGATGCGATCAAGGGCGGGGTGATTCCCGGCAACTTCATCCCCTCCGTGGAGAAGGGCGTGCGCTCGGCCCTGGCGGCCGGGCCGCTGGCCGGGTTCCCGGTGGAGGACGTGAAGGTCACGCTGTACGACGGCAAGAGCCACTCCGTGGACTCCAAGGACATCGCTTTCCAGGCCGCGGGGCGCAAGGCGATGCTCGATGCGCTGCGCAATGCCGGCGGCATCGTGCTGGAGCCGGTGATGCAGATCGAGGTGACGACGCCGGAATCCCACCTGGGCGATATCACCGCCGATCTCACCGGGCGCCGCGGCCAGGTGCTGGGCACCGAATCGCTGTCGGCCAGCGTCGCCCTGGTGCGGGGCCAGGTACCGCTGGCGGAGCTGGATGGCTATGCCAACCGGTTGAAATCCATCACCGCCGGCCAGGGCCTCTACAGCCTTTCTGCCAGTCATTACAGCGCTGTCCCACAGGACGTGCAGCAACGCCTGTCCAGCGGCTACAAAGCGGCCCCGGAGGAAGACTGA
- the glyA gene encoding serine hydroxymethyltransferase, translating to MFSKQDQIQGYDDELLAAMDAEEARQEDHLELIASENYTSKRVMQAQGSGLTNKYAEGYPGKRYYGGCEHVDKVEQLAIDRAKQLFGADYANVQPHSGSSANAAVYLALLNAGDTLLGMSLAHGGHLTHGAKVSSSGKLYNAVQYGLNTDTGLIDYDEVERLAVEHKPKMIVAGFSAYSKTLDFPRFRAIADKVGALLFVDMAHVAGLVAAGLYPNPLPYADVVTTTTHKTLRGPRGGLILAKSNEEIEKKLNSAVFPGAQGGPLMHVIAAKAVCFKEALEPGFKDYQAQVIKNAQAMAQVFIERGYDVVSGGTDNHLMLISLVKQGLTGKEADAALGRVGITVNKNAVPNDPQSPFVTSGIRIGTPAVTTRGLKEAQCRELAGWISDVLDHLGDADVEAKVATQVAGLCADFPVYR from the coding sequence ATGTTCAGCAAGCAAGACCAGATCCAGGGCTATGACGACGAACTGCTCGCGGCGATGGATGCCGAGGAAGCGCGCCAAGAGGACCACCTCGAGCTGATCGCTTCGGAGAACTACACCAGCAAGCGCGTCATGCAGGCCCAGGGCAGCGGGCTGACCAACAAGTACGCCGAAGGCTATCCGGGCAAGCGTTACTACGGCGGCTGCGAGCATGTGGACAAGGTCGAGCAACTGGCCATCGATCGCGCCAAGCAGCTGTTCGGCGCCGACTACGCCAACGTCCAGCCGCACTCGGGCTCCTCGGCCAACGCCGCTGTCTACCTGGCCCTGCTCAACGCCGGCGACACCCTCCTGGGCATGAGCCTGGCCCACGGCGGCCACCTGACCCACGGCGCCAAGGTGTCGTCCTCGGGCAAGCTGTACAACGCCGTGCAGTACGGCCTGAACACCGACACCGGGCTGATCGACTACGACGAGGTCGAGCGCCTGGCCGTGGAGCACAAGCCGAAGATGATCGTCGCCGGCTTCTCCGCCTACTCCAAGACCCTCGACTTCCCGCGCTTCCGCGCCATCGCCGACAAGGTCGGGGCGCTGCTGTTCGTCGACATGGCCCACGTGGCCGGCCTGGTTGCCGCCGGCCTGTACCCGAACCCGCTGCCCTACGCCGACGTGGTCACCACCACCACCCACAAGACCCTGCGCGGCCCGCGCGGCGGTCTGATCCTGGCCAAGTCCAACGAAGAGATCGAGAAGAAGCTCAACTCCGCAGTCTTCCCCGGCGCCCAGGGCGGCCCGCTGATGCACGTGATCGCCGCCAAGGCGGTGTGCTTCAAGGAAGCGCTGGAGCCCGGCTTCAAGGACTACCAGGCCCAGGTGATCAAGAACGCCCAGGCCATGGCGCAGGTGTTCATCGAGCGCGGCTATGACGTGGTCTCCGGCGGCACCGACAACCACCTGATGCTGATCAGCCTGGTGAAGCAGGGCCTGACCGGCAAGGAAGCGGACGCCGCCCTGGGCCGCGTCGGCATCACCGTGAACAAGAACGCCGTGCCGAACGACCCGCAGAGCCCGTTCGTCACCTCCGGCATCCGCATCGGCACCCCGGCGGTGACCACCCGCGGGCTGAAGGAAGCCCAGTGCCGCGAGCTGGCCGGCTGGATCAGCGACGTGCTGGACCACCTGGGCGATGCCGACGTGGAAGCCAAGGTGGCCACCCAGGTGGCGGGCCTGTGCGCGGACTTCCCGGTCTACCGCTAA
- a CDS encoding sarcosine oxidase subunit beta, whose translation MQRYSGFGLFKHSLSHHENWQRMWRTPTPKPVYDVVIVGGGGHGLATAYYLAKEHGITNVAVIEKGWLGGGNTARNTTIVRSNYLWDESALLYEHAMKLWEGLSQDLNYNVMFSQRGVYNLCHTLQDMRDGERRVSANRLNGVDGELLNAQQVAEEIPYLNCTKSARYPIMGSTVQRRGGVARHDAVAWGFARAADALGVDLIQQTEVIGFRKQDGAVIGVETNRGFIGAKRVGVVTAGNSGHMAKLAGFRLPLESHPLQALVSEPLKPIIDSVIMSNAVHGYISQSDKGDLVIGAGIDGYNGYGQRGSYPVIEHTLQAIVEMFPVLSRVRMNRQWGGIVDTTPDACPIIGKTPVKNLFFNCGWGTGGFKATPGSGNVFAATLAKGEPHPLAAPFSIERFHTGALIDEHGAAAVAH comes from the coding sequence ATGCAACGCTACTCCGGCTTCGGCCTGTTCAAGCACTCCCTGAGCCACCACGAGAACTGGCAGCGCATGTGGCGCACGCCCACGCCCAAGCCGGTGTATGACGTGGTCATCGTCGGCGGCGGCGGGCATGGCCTGGCCACTGCCTACTACCTGGCCAAGGAGCACGGCATCACCAACGTCGCGGTGATCGAGAAGGGCTGGCTGGGCGGCGGCAACACCGCGCGCAACACCACCATCGTGCGTTCCAACTACCTGTGGGACGAGTCGGCGCTGCTCTACGAACACGCCATGAAGCTGTGGGAAGGCCTGTCCCAGGACCTGAACTACAACGTCATGTTCTCCCAGCGCGGGGTCTACAACCTCTGCCACACCCTGCAGGACATGCGTGACGGCGAGCGCCGCGTGAGCGCCAACCGCCTGAACGGCGTGGACGGCGAACTGCTCAACGCGCAGCAGGTGGCCGAAGAGATTCCGTACCTGAACTGCACCAAGAGCGCCCGCTACCCGATCATGGGTTCCACCGTGCAGCGCCGTGGCGGCGTGGCCCGTCACGATGCCGTGGCCTGGGGCTTCGCCCGCGCGGCCGATGCCCTGGGCGTGGACCTGATCCAGCAGACCGAAGTGATCGGCTTCCGCAAGCAGGACGGCGCGGTGATCGGCGTCGAGACCAACCGCGGCTTCATCGGCGCCAAGCGCGTCGGCGTGGTCACCGCCGGCAACTCCGGGCACATGGCCAAGCTCGCCGGCTTCCGCCTGCCGCTGGAATCGCACCCGCTGCAGGCGCTGGTTTCCGAACCGCTCAAACCCATCATCGACAGCGTGATCATGTCCAACGCCGTGCACGGCTACATCAGCCAATCGGACAAGGGCGACCTGGTCATCGGCGCCGGCATCGACGGCTATAACGGCTACGGCCAGCGCGGCTCCTACCCGGTGATCGAGCACACCCTGCAGGCGATCGTCGAGATGTTCCCGGTGCTCTCGCGGGTGCGCATGAACCGCCAGTGGGGCGGCATCGTCGACACCACCCCGGACGCCTGCCCGATCATCGGCAAGACCCCGGTGAAGAACCTGTTCTTCAACTGCGGCTGGGGCACCGGCGGCTTCAAGGCAACGCCCGGCTCGGGCAATGTCTTCGCCGCCACCCTCGCCAAGGGCGAGCCGCATCCGCTGGCCGCGCCCTTCTCCATCGAACGCTTCCACACTGGCGCGCTGATCGACGAACACGGCGCTGCCGCCGTCGCGCACTAA
- a CDS encoding sarcosine oxidase subunit delta: MLNIFCPHCGELRSEEEFHAKGQAHIPRPLDPSACTDAEWGEYMFFRDNPRGIHHELWVHAAGCRQYFNVTRHTVTYEILETYKIGEKPSISADSEKKPAVQPAVEKA; encoded by the coding sequence ATGCTGAATATCTTCTGCCCCCATTGCGGCGAGCTGCGTTCCGAAGAGGAATTCCACGCCAAGGGCCAGGCGCACATCCCGCGCCCGCTCGACCCGTCCGCCTGCACCGACGCCGAGTGGGGCGAGTACATGTTCTTCCGCGACAACCCGCGCGGCATCCACCACGAGCTGTGGGTGCACGCCGCCGGTTGCCGCCAGTACTTCAACGTCACCCGCCACACCGTGACCTACGAAATCCTGGAAACCTACAAGATCGGCGAAAAACCGAGCATCAGCGCCGATTCCGAGAAGAAACCCGCCGTCCAGCCCGCCGTGGAGAAGGCCTAA